TTTCCTCACTTCTCCTCCGTTGAGTGGCACGCAGTCGAGAAAGATGCCTCTGTGGTGGCCTCATCAGTCACTTCTGGTCCCTCCTGCCAGCCAGGACTCTATGGGGCTCCTCCCCCAGTTGTTCTGGACACCGTGAGCCTATCTGTGTCGTGGTGTTCCCTGACCCCCCTTCCCACATCTCCTGTTCAGCTggtccccttccccatccctctacTTAAGGGGACAGTGCTGGAGTAGACAGAGCAGGGTGCCCCACATAGCTTTTAGGGACACCCCCTAGCTTCTCCCCCACCTGCAgcacctcccttccttccaagGAGCTTCAGGGCTCTCAGCATGTCATCCCAGcccatccccccagccccccatgcTCTGGCACTACACGCCCGTACTCACACGCACCTGTGGTAGAGGCCCAGAGGCTAGGGGTGGGGTTTTGGTGCACCCCTGCACCCGCCGCTGTGGCTGGGCGCTCCCCCTTGTCCTCCTTGTGGCCCCAGTGGTGGTGGGAAGTGCAGGGGGATTAACCACCTGTGGTACcggccttctccccaccccctggaatGAAGGGGCTGGTGGATAAACACCCATGGACCCTCTGGTGGGAGGACAGAGGTGTGTGTCTGATGTAGGCTCCCCAAGGACCCACAGCCTAAGTGTGTTCacccttcctttccccacctGCCCCATTTCCGTCTGAGCCCCTCCCCTGGGACCTGGACACTCCTCCCTGGTCCCCTTGCCACCTCTGCTGCAGCTGGGCCCCTGCCCATGCCATCCTCTGCCCCCATCATTCACCCACGGCCCGTCTCTCCCTACCACTCACCCCCTTACGAGAGCTGTTCTCATCACCTGGGTCCGACAGGACCCACCCGTTCTCCTCAGTCTGCAACCAGCTCGCAGGGCTCACTGTGCACCCACCCCGGACAGGTGTGGGAGTGACACCAGGTTCCCTGACCCACCGTGGCCCTGAGCACCGAAGGTGTTGTCCCCTTCCCCACAGGcgctctccacccagccccacacagTCCGGGACCTCACAGGTGCGGGTTGgaaagataaatattattatttacataCACCACCTGTCTCCCAGTCCCACACCCCCAAAGCCCGCTCTGGCTGTCCAGTACCTCTGGATGTGGGTGGGTCCAGGGCGCACTGGGCCAGTCTATGCCTGGGGTGCAAGTGCTCAGCTGGCTGATCGACCCAGGGGCCGCTTGTCCTGCTCCAGAGCACTGGGGCCAGCGAGGGGCTGCGGGGCCTGCCCCTTCTCCTGTCTTTGCTTAACTAACAATGTTGTCCTAGAGGCCATCCACGGGCAAGCTCTCTGTGACCAGCAGAGAGGttgcccagaggccaggtcccttAAGCCAGCAGGTTGGATggtcccccactgccccctcaAAGGGAGACCAGCTTTGGCTGAGACACACCCTGGCTCTTGCTTGCAGTTCACTCCCTCCCACACCCAACTTCTCACAAAGCGGGAGACACCTGGGGCAGGGTAGGGAGAGGGCGCCCGTGTGTCTGGCAGGGTAGTAAAGGTCCAAGGGTGCAATGCAGCGAGGCAGGGCATTTCTGGTGGCAGTGCCACAGGGCCAGATGAAATTTCGGTGGCTTGGGAGTATTCCTGGTGACGTAGCCTGCTGTCTGGTGCTACTACCAGCTTCTAATGTGTCCAGGTCTCTGGCAAGGTAGCCCTGGTTCCTGGTGGTGTTGGAAAGTATCGCAGGGGCCAGAGGCGGCATCGCGGTGGTCGGGGTGCTGTTGCAGGGGTTCCCCATGATGCCCCTGGGGCAGTGAATGGCCCCCACAGTTGTGGAGGAAGCCCCAGGTCTTCAGTGTGCTGGCCACCTTGTGCTCTGGGAGAAGACACCTCGTGGAGGGACCCATGTGCTGCTTTGGATTTCCTGGCTCCCCATTTCCACTCCATTCGCCAGGGAGGACTGGGGCACGAGGTGGCCGGAGTCCCTGGACCCAGTCATCCTATGGCCCAGAGTGTGGCTGCTCTCACAGGCCAGAACCCCTGCTCCGCCGGGGAGCGGGGAGGAGGCTCTGAGGCCTCAGTGCCAGTGCCCCTGATGGCACAGAGAGTGGGAAGGAGCTGGTTCCCTCCACAGACATGGCAGCCGACTGAGCCTGGCCACCCTCTTCCCCACCAGGGAGCTCggagctgcccctccagctcagACGGCTGTGGACTGCTTGATGCTGTGGAAACTGACACGGGtcggggaggtggggatggacaTAGCACGGGCCACACGGGCGCGGATGGAGTGCTTGTCCTGCCATCGGTGCCACCTCTTCCGGATGGCAGAGCGGACCTGTGGGTGCAGAGCAGACCATAACGTTGGGGCCCAGTCACAGagcgcccctccctccccaagggCTGCCATAAGCAGTTGTACAGGCAAGCAGCTATCCAGGTGAGCAGTGCACAGGTGTGGGGCACAGGTGTGAGGGAGGTGTACAGAGGCTGCCAAGGAACACTGTTGCAACACTGTTGGCTTGCATATTTGTTGGGACAGTTTCTTCAAGTGTCCTGAGGAAGGGGTGCCTTTTTCTAATCCACACAAACCATGCCTTTGCCACGAAGAACCCCTGCTTTCAACCTACATGCATACCCTGCCCCAGGGCTCAGCTTCCTGGTTTTCAACAACCCATTTCACAGACACATGGATGAGACTGAAGCCCCAGATCAGCGCCCCCACACCTTCACGTCAACCGCCTACGAGAGCAGAGGAATAGGCTTGCCACTGCAGGCGCAGCCTGGGCAGCTGGCACGGACGCTCTTGGGGCTCCCTGTGCTTCCCTATGGgcacctgggggcagggaggagggctggcATGTGGAGGGCAGAGGGACACTATAGACCATCTCTGGGCCCAAAAGGCCTCCTGCCATCCtgagccccagcccagggtcctcACCTCGCTGTTGAGGAAACAGTAGAACACAGACACGAAGAAACCCTGGGacggagggagaaggagggtcAAGGGAACGCCCAGTTTCTGggcagccccttccctccccagcctcttGCCCCTCCAGGCCCCAGCTTAGGAGAAGGCCCACCCCTGGAGGTGCCGGGCggccagggcagagggaggagtagGCGTGGGTACCTGGAAGGACTCCAGGAAGGAGTTGAAGTAGATGAAGACAACCTGGGAGACCTCATCCTCCCCGGGGTTCACGAAGAACAGCATGTACGTGATGCCCAGGagaggaagcagcaccagagtggccttcacagccttcctggggtggggggtggggaggcccagAGTCACAGCCCACcccagaggggactggggagggggcggcAGGTCTTAGACCATCTGGGACAGGAAGAGCCGGGGTTTCAGGAGGGACTGCCAGGGCTGGGAGAGACCCTGGGTCAGAGGCTGGGATCTCTGGagcccccaggggtgggggaggcaggaccAGCTACCTGTACTGAATGGTCTCAGACGTGGTGGATGCCCGAAGTTTGGTCATGAGGATGCGGACGATgttgaaaaggaagataaaattgaTCTGCAATGGAGCACATGGCGGGATGGTGTGGACGTGTGTGTGCAAGATGCCCAGGGCGAGTGGACAGGTCAGGGACTCGGCCATCTCAGGTCTGGTCTTGGTGTCCCCTGCTGCTCTTCACCCACCTTCACTAGCACccgaacattccaggcagagggatcctttgggtccccagtaggcactggttgcccctccccactgtgcccctctcttctgccccccacccaggttCTTACCAGTAGGACCAAGATCATGGGGCCCTGATAGATGTAGTCAGTGTAAACCCCAGGCCTTTTGCCAAACCAGCACCTAGAagagaagggggcagaggcttAGTCCAGTTTGGTGGCATGGGTGGAGGGGTGGTACTTGGCCAAAGCAGGGTGGGGCCAATTCCAACCCCGGCAAACAGTCACGCCACTTGGTCCCACCACGGTGCCTCCGTTATCCCATCTGCAGGACGGCAACGTCCTCTATTACTAGATGTAAAGCTGGAAGCAGGCAGTGTGGCGGGGAGACCATGGCAAAGACCACCGAGTGGAAAAGGTGTGGGCCCAACACAGCACTGCTCCCCTAGGTCCCCGCGTGGCTCTGGCATATGCCCACTGGCAGTGCCGTGCCCTGCTGGTCATGTAGTGGGCACCCAGAAGCCTGCAACCTCCGAATCTGTTCAATTGCAGCGTGAGCAGTCTTGAGGCAGAAATTCCATAGGTTCCACCTGTTGTAGGAGGCAGGCTTGCTGTGCATTTTCCTGAGCTCCCTCCAGCAAGCTCTGGGAGGTGTGGGGAGTGGGCGGGCATGGGACCCATAGGAAGTCCCACTTCCTTGTGCCTAGAGGGTGGATGGATTGAAAGCCCCTGTGGGCGTGCAGACCTGCTGTCTAGATCTCATAATGCTTCCATAAACCGGCACTGAGATTTTTAGGTGGAAAATCTTGACTTTTTAAAGACTGGCAACTAATTCAAGTTTTCACATAATATTGTGCTGACCAAACGTGAGCTGTCTGGAGTCAACTCCAATCCTTGGCCTTGAGTCTGAATCCCCTCTGCCGCAGTGTCAGCATCTAGACACTAGGTGGCGCTCCAGAGTTACTCATGCCAACTTCGGTGTCCTTTTCCCTCCTAGATGTACTCTAGGCCGCTGTGGGAaacctgttcttcctcttccgcCCCCGTACTCAGCACCCACACCTGCACACCTGCAGGTGCAGGCGCCATCCCCCAAGATTTATGATGCTCCTGTTGCCCGCTCCTCCCAGACTGGGCCCCTACCCCATTGGCTGTGCAAACAGAGTCAGGAAGGATCACCCTGATAAAtgtgaacataatttttttaGGCCCCTTGTCCATTCCAGGGAGGTTGTAGTGGCTGCCCTCTATGATGGTGGGGAGGGATTGTCACTGATGGAGGCCTCCTGGAACCCCAGTCAGACAGTGGGTTCCCGAAACCACTGTGGTGGAGAAGATCCCGGCACGTCCCCTGACTTtgtctcctgtctctgcctctgtctcagcGGTTCTCTATTTCAGCTGCACGGCAAGAGTCAACCTGGGCATTTAAAAACCATCCCGGCACCTGCGCCACACTCTGAACCAATCACACCCAAGCCTGGGCACAGGCACTTTTTGAAGCGTCCTGGGTGGTTCTAATGCGAGCCAAGGCTAGGGTCACTGCAGCGGAAGTCCCGTTTTCAGGGGCAGCCGGGAGCATCCGTCTCATAAAGCACCTCAGGACTTCAGAGCTGGAAGGAGTGTCTGAGATTGTCTGGATCAGTTTCTATGAAGCCTACAGAATCTTGTTAAAACAAGTCTTAAAACTAATAGAAAACATTTGTacagcatctactatgtgccggACACTATTCGAAATGCTTAATACGTATTAACTCATgtcaacccccctccccccccacaactCTGTGAGGGAGGCACTATTATTAGGATGCCCacattatagatgaggaaactgaggcacagcagcccaaggtcatacagctaccTAGTGATGGAGCCACAGCTCAGACCCCAGACAGTCTGGCTCCACAGACAGTGGAGGACCCCTATGTGATCCTGCCTGTTGTCAGAGCCCAGGACAGATAACGTGGTCTGGATCCGCCTGTCCAGTCCCACCTCGGACACCGCAAGGAGCCTTGGAGtgagcccagcccccagcacctTCTCGTTATGGATGAAGAACCTGTGGCCCTGACAGGGAAGGGGACATGGCTGAAGGCCCTAGAGGGGTatcaggcagagctgggctgaaAGCCTGAGCCTGGGGTGCAGGGGGCCCcgagggcagagaaaggaaggatgTGACTTACTTCTCATTGTCGTAGTACAGCTTCCCAATGGCCCAGGCCACGATGATGGGGAAAGGCACACCTGGGGAGGTGTCACAGAGCCagtcagtgggggctggggtgctggGCTGTAAGGACCCCAGTGCAGCTTGGGGCCTGGAAGTAGATAGGGGTCCCCAGGGTAGAGCTGGGGCCCACTCACCCAACACGCCTCCTTCAAGATGctcccaccgcccccacccctcagtggGGGCAGAGGGCTGTGATGCACACCCCGCCACCCCAACCTGGCCCTGCAGCCGGCTGGCCGGCCTGCTCACCCCAGCCGATGCAGATGAACATCCACTTGCGCAGCCGGTCGGTGGAGTACGTGAGCACGATGGCCGTGTGCAGGTAGCAGCCCTCCCCAAACATCCAGAAGAAGTTGGTCACGTGGAAGTAGTTGTAGGCGGCTGTCACCAACCTGCACCAGCcctgccgccccacccccaccagagaTGACAATGAGCCTGGGGACAGGctagggcagcagcagcagcagcaccccaccctgggcctggggcctccccTTGGCAATACGGGGCACTCCCCAGGACCCATGCCTGTTCCGTGGGCCCcaaggcctggccctggcctcaCCTCTGCCAGGGCAGTCCCACCCGGGCCCCTCCTCTGACCTGGACCTGCCCCTCCAGGACGCACCACATTGCTCTGGTGGACTTCGGGGCTCATGGTAAGCTGGACCACAAACCACGTGGTGTTGCGCAGGATGAAGGCCGAGATGAGGTTCCAGTGGATGATGTTTCTGAGGCACCGGATGCTcctgggggcagcaggcaggggagggTGAGTGATGAGAGCAAGAAGCAGGGAGAGGGGATGAGGGGCAGGCCACCAGCACCACTCCAGCCCAGGTgtgtggatgaggaaactgagccacagaaCGGGGACTGACTGGATAAATCACACAGGACCTTCCCCCCATGGCCCGCCCAGACCTAAGCTCTGGGGCAGAACCTGCCACGGCCAATGCTCTAGGACCAGGGCTGCCCCTTCCCCCGTGGGCACTCCTACCTTCCCTGTGATGCCAGGTTTGAGGGTCAGAAAGCACAAGGCCTCCAGTGGGAGGCCTCTCCCCAGCTTTTAGCCCTGATGCTTTGGCTGTCCCCCATtgtccctgcctgcccccagcagTTACTATGCAGGGGGACAGAAGTGACTGCCTGAGGTTCCAAGAGACCTGGGACTCTATATCTGTCACCTCCTCCCACTGAGTTGAGGGGgcagcacccccctccccagcgGCCCGCTGCCTCTGACTTCACCCTGCTCCAAGtccagggacagagctggggacTTCTCACCTGAGCCGCAGAAAGAGGACGAAGGCCACCAGCAGGGCCACCATGGAGACGCAGTGGCCCAGGTAGTTGATGATGACAGCAACATGGTAGTGCACCTTGCTCTTCTTCTGTGGCCGGAGAGAGGGGCGGAGGTGAGGCTCCCGAacagccccacccctgcacccgCTGGGTGTCTGAGGACAGTCCCTGTGGGTGGCCAGGACAGAGTGGGCAACACTAACAACAGTTACCCCCTCCCTGAGTCAGCCCAGGCGTCCTGCGCTGCCCTGGAGCAGCGCTGTGTGATTTGAGACTGTGTCCCACTGTCCACCTGTCCCTGAATCCCATGCTCTGTCCACGGCTCCGTGCTGTTAGACAGACGTCAGTGAACTTGACTCCGCATCACACAGCATGCCCGTTCTGCACGTACAGCCGCATGGGCACGGCTCACAGGTGTGTTCTCACACTCCCGAGTCCCTTCAGTTCAAACGCTCTGGCTCTGGTGGGTGCAGACACCACCCTCCAGgactccccctctgccccccattTCTGGGCAGAGCCACCAGCTTCTTGATCACCCCCGCATCCCTCCTGCTGTAGCTGAAGCCTGCCCCTGTCAACGAGGGGGGAGAGCTGCCGTGGATTAGCACCCACAGACATCACGGAAACTCTCTCAGTTTCTGTCATTCACTTTCTAGGGCCTGCTCCTGGCTCAGGGGGTCAGCTTTAAGTGAAGAGGATCCTGCCTCAGGGCTATAACAAAGTCCCCAGTGTTATGACATAATTCATTTCATATATTGATGGTCCATCAAGTCAGGCCCTACCCATCTTCCCGATGAGAAAGGTGAGACCCAAGCCCGCTCACCCAAGGGATGCGCCGCTGTAGGAGGACATCCAGCAGGCACAggagccaccccccacccccctcctgaAGGGGTGTCCTCACTGCAGAACCTCTGAGGTCCAGAGCCTCAGGAACTCAGAGGCTCTGCTCTAGGGGCTGGCGTTCCTGGTGGAGGCTTTCAGGAACACGGCAGGAAACACATTAGCGACTCAGGCTCCTAGGGGCTGAGACCCAACGAGGTGTAaatggagggagacagagaggaagggggctgtgctcatggggggtgggggtggggctctgagCACCTGGCAGCAGACACCAAATCCAGAGACTCCATGCACACATCCAGCCTGACCGGAGCTGGTACTTAGttactttttgttaaattttccaCAAACACACACTGTGAGCTCCTCGGTGATGACACCCCGGGAGCCCTAAACGGCGTGAGAACTGCTTGGTTCTCAGTCCAGGCAGGCGAGATGAGCACAGTGTGCAGGGAGCCCCTGCACCACCACCTGTCGTCAGCTGCCCCCTGTGCTGACCCCCACAGCAGGCCATGCCAGGGTGGTTTGGTTTGGGGTGAGATGAgtcatttattaagcacctgctgtATGCTAGGCACAGAGCCAGTAGTTTTACAGATGTCACTGCTTTTCTTTATCACAATTGCCCTCTGAGACTGTCCTTCTGTCCCTGTTTTTCCAGTTGAAGAGGCTGCATAATCGGCTCAAGCCACTCAGCCAGCAGGCGGAATCCAGTGCTGCTTGGTCTTAAAGaccttccttcccctgtcctcACGGTGCATTTCCTGGGGGACAAGCAGGGATGGAAAACAGAGGCACTCTCTTGGTCCTGGGCTTCTGAAGAGAGGGCGGGGGCTCGAGGAGTTTTCTTCACTGAGGCTGAAAGGGGAGAATTGGGACAAACCATCCCAGGGGGCCTCTGCGTGGTTCCTCCGGTCGGAGGCCCAGGCTGggtcccagccctgtcccccagcTGCCACACCAGTCTGATGCGATCTGAGAAGAAGCCAGccagctgtggggggtgggggggccacaGTGCAGAGAGAGCCTGAGAAGACTGCTGGACAGGTGGCAGTGTTACCTCAAGAGATGACCAGCATCACCAGGAGAGACAGCCAGCCACCCTCAAGAGATGGCCAGAGATACCCTTCAGGATGGTCAGTGACACCCTGAGAGATGGTCAATGACACCCAGAGACAACAGCCAGCAACGGCTAAGATACACCCAGTGACACTCCGAGAGACCTCAACGACACCCATGAGACAGCCAGTGACCTCCCGGGAGAAAGCCACTATTAACTACAGGAGCCGCTGAGATGCCCGAAAAACAAGTGGACACAACTAGTGTCCGGGGGCCTGGCCAGCACTCTGTCTCTGGTGCAGTATGGACACCTCGGGCATCCGGAGGAAGGTGGAGCAGTGGGGCACGGGGTGGAGACCACTCCACCGTACCCTCAACGACCAGAACCCAATGGGTAGTGTCCAGCCAATCGTGACCAGACTCTGCATGCTGCACCGTCCCGAATGGCAGCACCGTCAGGCTTGCTGCTCCAATGCCTTTTCAGGATGGCACAAAGAGTGCTCCCTGCCCGGCCCTCACTGCCTGGCCCTCACTGAGCCGCCAAGATCCCCAGCCTGGGTCCTTCCAGCCCTGGtcactcccagccctggctgcaccctctgTGGCCCTTCCTCTCCACCTGAATTCCAGAGCTTCTCCCTCACCTGGCCCCTGACTCCTCTGAGGGTGATGCCCAGACTAGCCATCCATCACCTAGGAGATTGCAGGAGCCTTAAGAAGTGTGGAATCTTAAGCCCTGCCCCAGGTCCATTGAGTCAGGAATCTTCATTTTGGCAAGAAGCCCAGATGAGCCCTAAGCATTTCAAAAGTTCTGGTCCAAACACCTGCCCTGTGAGTAGTGAACCCCAGCCCATAAACCCGCACCCCCAGAGTCTCACTCATGTCTTCCTGAGGTGAGCCCGCCCTCCCAGGATGTGCAGAGGCCTGGGCTCCCTGTGCTCACAGAGtgtggggggaggagcagggagtggggtAGAGGGGCAGGGTGTGTGCAAGTGTCACAGAAAgtggaggagagtctggggcagTGGGGGTGTCCCTGCAGTGGAAGGAGACTGTGTGGGGGAGTTACTGATGGGGGGCCCCGGGGCCAATGCAGCATGGTGCTGGAGGGTCAGTGTCCTTTGGGGAGCTCCCCAACAGGGTGGGGCTTGTCCCGAGGGGGTGATGGCTGTGGGCAGGtctcctccccagcctggcctctgggcgccCTCACAAGTCCCATTTCACAGGCTGCCAGTCTTCCAATCCATTATCTGCAATCCCCCTGGGCGCTGGTGCTTAATTAGGGCTTAGCCAGGGCCCAGAGCTGAGAATCCAAACCGGGATGCTTGGTTAATTGGAGACTCTACTCTTCGCAGTAGCTCCGAGAGGGACTGGGGAgtcctgggagtggggaggggcctggcaAGGCTGGGGAGGAGACctgctggcagaggggagggcatTTTCACAAATTAAATTAATTGATCACCCAGAGTGTTAAGCAACAGGGCCAGGAGAGGCTGCTGGGAAAAGGGCGGGAGACAGCCAGACAGGTCAGGccaggtgggtgtgtgtgtgtatgtgagtggcAGCCACCGAGTGGGTAACCAGAGGAAAGGGTGGTCGTGTCACCTGTGGTCTCCTTATCAATGACCCCTCCCCCTGGGTGTATGCTGAAGCCTCTCATGACTTCAAGTGTGAATGCAGGAACGGCACCCTCCACAGGCCAAGACACAGGTAGGTACTGCCCTCCTCTACCAGGACACAGAGACTGTGTCACTTCTGGCCCTTTTACAGACAGACCAGGAAGCTGggacctgcccagggtcacacagcacaaGTGTTGGAACCAGAATCCAAGACCCAAACCATGTGCCTCCACAGCCCGTGCATTATAATGCCAAAGAGGGGGCTGATGAGAAGCTGGCGCTCCCTAGTCC
This window of the Desmodus rotundus isolate HL8 chromosome 9, HLdesRot8A.1, whole genome shotgun sequence genome carries:
- the CRHR1 gene encoding corticotropin-releasing factor receptor 1, which translates into the protein MGRRPQLRLVKALLFLGLNPISASLQDQQCESLSLASNISGLQCNATVDRIGTCWPQSPAGKLVVRPCPAYFYGVRYNTTNNGYRECLTNGSWAARVNYSECQEILSEEKKSKVHYHVAVIINYLGHCVSMVALLVAFVLFLRLRSIRCLRNIIHWNLISAFILRNTTWFVVQLTMSPEVHQSNVGWCRLVTAAYNYFHVTNFFWMFGEGCYLHTAIVLTYSTDRLRKWMFICIGWGVPFPIIVAWAIGKLYYDNEKCWFGKRPGVYTDYIYQGPMILVLLINFIFLFNIVRILMTKLRASTTSETIQYRKAVKATLVLLPLLGITYMLFFVNPGEDEVSQVVFIYFNSFLESFQGFFVSVFYCFLNSEVRSAIRKRWHRWQDKHSIRARVARAMSIPTSPTRVSFHSIKQSTAV